A single region of the Sphingobium sp. Cam5-1 genome encodes:
- a CDS encoding GNAT family N-acetyltransferase: MNPHLCAFSPLSTERLNIRPLAMTDAPAVACLTDDPAITDVVHFLPSPFTVREAEALIASNNDANCFLGVWRQGDLIGVVGIHAHGRDRLEVGYWIGSHFQRQGYAAEAVAGVIAQLQRLHPNRQVTAECRTGNEGSWNLLHKLGFRATGQQGDRPGRELLVFHGR, encoded by the coding sequence ATGAATCCACATCTCTGCGCCTTTTCGCCTCTCAGCACTGAGCGCCTTAACATCCGGCCACTTGCAATGACGGATGCGCCCGCCGTCGCTTGCCTCACGGATGATCCTGCAATAACGGATGTTGTTCATTTCCTTCCCTCACCCTTCACCGTCCGCGAGGCGGAGGCGTTGATCGCCAGCAATAACGATGCGAACTGCTTTCTTGGTGTCTGGAGGCAGGGTGACCTGATCGGGGTTGTGGGGATCCACGCACACGGTCGCGATCGGTTGGAAGTAGGATATTGGATCGGTTCACATTTCCAGCGCCAGGGATATGCGGCCGAAGCCGTGGCAGGCGTCATAGCACAATTGCAGCGTCTGCACCCCAACCGGCAGGTGACGGCGGAATGTAGAACCGGAAACGAGGGTTCCTGGAACCTTCTGCACAAGCTAGGCTTCCGCGCTACAGGACAGCAGGGCGACCGCCCCGGACGCGAGTTGCTAGTGTTCCACGGTCGTTGA
- a CDS encoding DNA-processing protein DprA: MQQHTLWNVDDRAEPIAAPFDAVLELGAYEALWSEHNASFKSIAATFRNSPGARPSDLVPENEAREIGRRVLEKIRARTPHRFDVRVHGEWEYPERLRDATDPIELFYFQGNWALAAEPGVAVVGTRKPSEEGRARAAYVAKRLTQDSLTVVSGLAEGIDTAAHQGAIAAGGQTIAVIGTPLGQAYPKANAALQDLIAKDYLLISPIPVERYDAQNFRTNRFFFPERNKVMSALTKATIIVEAGETSGTLVQAKEALRQGRKLLIMKSCFERSDLTWPARFEKEGAIRVDSYDEVRRQLVG, from the coding sequence GTGCAGCAGCACACTCTTTGGAACGTTGACGACCGCGCGGAGCCTATTGCCGCGCCGTTCGACGCTGTTCTCGAACTCGGCGCATATGAAGCGCTCTGGTCGGAACACAATGCGAGTTTCAAGAGCATCGCCGCCACATTTCGCAATAGTCCTGGAGCGCGTCCCTCCGACCTGGTCCCTGAGAACGAAGCGCGGGAAATCGGACGGCGCGTGCTGGAGAAGATTCGCGCTCGCACGCCTCACAGATTTGATGTTCGCGTTCATGGCGAATGGGAGTATCCAGAACGGCTCAGAGATGCGACGGACCCAATCGAGTTATTCTATTTTCAAGGCAATTGGGCACTCGCAGCTGAGCCGGGGGTGGCGGTCGTCGGCACTAGAAAGCCATCCGAGGAAGGTCGTGCGCGCGCGGCCTATGTCGCCAAGCGTCTGACGCAGGATAGCCTCACCGTTGTGTCTGGCTTGGCTGAAGGCATTGACACGGCAGCTCATCAGGGGGCGATAGCAGCAGGCGGGCAAACGATCGCCGTGATCGGCACGCCCTTGGGGCAAGCCTATCCCAAAGCGAACGCTGCACTCCAGGATCTGATCGCGAAAGATTATCTGTTAATCAGCCCGATCCCAGTGGAGCGCTACGACGCACAAAACTTCCGAACGAACCGGTTCTTTTTCCCCGAACGCAACAAAGTCATGTCCGCGCTCACCAAAGCTACAATCATCGTGGAGGCCGGTGAGACGTCAGGAACGCTTGTCCAGGCGAAGGAGGCGCTCCGACAAGGGCGGAAGCTTCTTATCATGAAGAGCTGTTTCGAGAGGAGTGATTTGACCTGGCCTGCTCGGTTCGAGAAGGAGGGCGCGATCCGAGTGGATAGTTATGACGAAGTCAGACGACAGCTGGTCGGGTAA
- a CDS encoding TraB/VirB10 family protein, which yields MGLSDLFARKPGDSGAGNGDDISPVSSDPGGNEAVRRRQRLLLAGASLAGLLASSFWVFGGGEKKVDPGDDGVSDVTVSTRDLVNRNLSQQEWMALSENQFEAQENQLKAVGGQQQRIDALAAQVEALKGQNQAMQADGQRVLTAYQAENDQLKRQIAQERSASPPAPGPAALYGPGGTQAYQRPDASDGRAPPMAAAPGPEVKMVSFAGVEQGTASKVEKGNTVYTDSPNYLPPNSFARARVIVGVDASAGVNSQTDPLPVVLRVTGPARSVFADGKLLTTRIEGCLVNGAARGDLSSEKVYVKLQKMTCPQPGGRYAVSQVKGFIAFGGKTGVRGRVVSREGSLVTQAFMAGLVGGFGRGFSANANSVFQGTNISTGGKRDKLSTSEILEGGLGEGVAQTGDMVSRYLIERAEQYQPVIEMPTGIDVEIVFLEGVYVRN from the coding sequence ATGGGCTTGTCCGATCTTTTCGCCCGCAAGCCCGGGGACAGTGGCGCCGGCAATGGCGACGACATCTCGCCTGTGTCCTCCGATCCTGGCGGCAACGAGGCGGTCCGCAGACGGCAGCGCCTCCTGCTTGCCGGCGCCTCTCTTGCTGGACTGCTCGCATCGTCCTTCTGGGTTTTCGGCGGGGGCGAGAAGAAAGTCGATCCAGGCGATGACGGGGTGAGTGACGTCACCGTATCCACCAGGGACCTTGTGAATCGCAATCTCTCCCAGCAGGAGTGGATGGCGCTTTCGGAAAATCAGTTCGAGGCCCAGGAAAATCAACTCAAGGCCGTTGGCGGTCAGCAGCAGCGTATCGACGCGCTGGCCGCGCAGGTCGAGGCGCTGAAAGGGCAGAACCAGGCGATGCAGGCCGACGGTCAGAGGGTGCTGACCGCCTATCAGGCCGAAAACGACCAACTCAAGCGCCAGATCGCCCAAGAACGCTCAGCCAGCCCCCCTGCGCCGGGTCCTGCAGCGCTTTATGGCCCGGGCGGGACGCAGGCCTATCAACGGCCCGACGCATCCGATGGCAGGGCGCCGCCCATGGCTGCTGCGCCTGGGCCTGAAGTGAAAATGGTGAGTTTCGCAGGGGTCGAGCAGGGGACCGCTTCGAAGGTTGAGAAGGGTAACACTGTCTATACCGACAGCCCAAACTATCTGCCTCCCAACAGCTTTGCCCGTGCGCGCGTCATTGTCGGGGTGGACGCCAGCGCCGGCGTCAACAGTCAGACCGATCCGCTGCCTGTTGTCCTGCGCGTCACCGGGCCGGCCCGTTCGGTCTTCGCCGATGGCAAGCTCCTTACAACCCGGATCGAGGGATGTCTGGTCAACGGTGCGGCGCGCGGGGATCTTTCGAGCGAGAAGGTCTATGTCAAACTCCAGAAAATGACCTGTCCCCAACCGGGCGGACGTTACGCCGTCTCCCAGGTGAAGGGGTTCATCGCCTTTGGCGGCAAGACAGGTGTCAGGGGAAGAGTGGTATCGCGCGAGGGTTCTCTCGTCACGCAAGCCTTCATGGCCGGTTTGGTCGGCGGTTTTGGCCGAGGCTTTTCGGCCAATGCCAATAGCGTGTTTCAGGGCACCAATATCAGCACCGGCGGCAAGCGGGACAAGCTTTCCACCTCGGAGATCCTGGAAGGCGGTCTCGGCGAAGGCGTCGCCCAGACCGGGGACATGGTGTCCAGATATCTGATCGAGCGTGCCGAGCAATATCAGCCGGTCATCGAGATGCCGACCGGCATCGATGTGGAAATCGTCTTCCTGGAAGGTGTCTATGTCCGCAATTGA
- a CDS encoding AbrB/MazE/SpoVT family DNA-binding domain-containing protein — translation MGIQVKKWGNSAAIRIPSAIMAAAALNIGQEVEVRQEDGRLIIGPVLKPVYTLDELLAGMKPERFHEIVDFGPRIGNEML, via the coding sequence ATGGGTATTCAGGTAAAGAAGTGGGGTAACAGTGCGGCAATCCGCATCCCCTCCGCCATCATGGCGGCTGCTGCGCTGAATATCGGTCAGGAGGTCGAGGTTCGCCAGGAAGATGGCAGGCTCATCATCGGACCCGTTTTGAAGCCTGTTTACACGCTCGACGAATTGCTCGCGGGCATGAAGCCAGAGAGGTTTCACGAGATTGTCGATTTTGGTCCCCGGATCGGCAATGAAATGCTTTGA
- a CDS encoding TraV family lipoprotein, with the protein MSRGAIPAPAGRAAAVAGCIVLAALPGCVGLGGKVKSSFACRAPDGICAPSAVIDDRALAMMSGDPSFGALPAASALTVAKSASRQAVRGPVAADAGRTGDRVMRIVFPAYIDEQGRLHEASAIHAVVAPGEWQAVAAEASPARNALAAAPQMQERASAAGTRDPSELEVDPHLPDPDAVAAARRRGTDPIAQIKADVQRRLRPAPRRGEGQAPWAVDARTTALTSSGGKQGTGLVQGAVVPIVREELVPESLPTSRSADAPPVSSSIHTVRAGSFPASVPEDQ; encoded by the coding sequence GTGAGCCGAGGCGCGATTCCCGCACCGGCCGGACGGGCGGCGGCGGTGGCGGGGTGCATCGTCCTTGCCGCGCTGCCTGGCTGCGTCGGGCTGGGGGGCAAAGTGAAGAGCAGCTTTGCCTGCAGGGCGCCCGACGGCATCTGCGCGCCCAGTGCCGTCATCGACGACCGGGCGCTTGCCATGATGAGCGGGGACCCATCGTTTGGCGCCTTGCCCGCCGCGTCTGCGCTCACAGTCGCCAAATCCGCCTCGAGGCAGGCGGTACGCGGGCCGGTTGCCGCAGACGCCGGGAGAACGGGAGATCGCGTGATGCGAATTGTGTTTCCCGCCTATATCGATGAACAGGGGCGGCTGCATGAAGCGAGCGCGATCCATGCCGTGGTGGCGCCTGGCGAATGGCAGGCGGTCGCTGCCGAAGCCTCGCCTGCGCGCAATGCGCTTGCCGCCGCGCCGCAGATGCAGGAGCGTGCCAGCGCCGCCGGCACCCGCGATCCTTCGGAGCTTGAGGTCGATCCTCACCTTCCCGACCCCGATGCGGTCGCGGCCGCCCGCAGGCGCGGAACCGATCCCATCGCGCAGATCAAGGCCGATGTGCAGCGGCGCCTTCGGCCTGCGCCGCGGCGGGGCGAGGGGCAAGCGCCCTGGGCTGTGGACGCGCGCACGACCGCCCTGACGTCGTCCGGCGGGAAACAGGGGACTGGGCTCGTACAGGGCGCGGTCGTTCCCATCGTGCGAGAGGAACTGGTCCCGGAGTCCCTGCCGACCTCTCGCAGCGCGGATGCGCCGCCGGTTTCGTCTTCAATCCACACGGTGCGGGCGGGAAGCTTTCCAGCCTCCGTTCCGGAAGATCAGTGA
- the glmM gene encoding phosphoglucosamine mutase has translation MSRKYFGTDGIRGRTNEWAMNADLAMRVGMAAGKHFQRGSHRHRVVIGKDTRRSGYMVENALVAGFTAVGMDVVQFGPIPTPAVALLAHSMRADLGVMISASHNPYYDNGIKLFGPDGYKLSDEDELRIEAMLDQDIPLAASQDIGRARRVEDARGRYIHAVKSSFPADLRLDGLRIVIDCAHGAAYQVAPSALWELGAEVVAIGVTPNGTNINDQCGSTAPRLLQETVLSSGADIGIALDGDADRLIVVDEHGAIVDGDQIMALIAGDFARAGALRGGGLVATVMSNLGLERHLAAHGIRLERTRVGDRYVLEKMREGGYNVGGEQSGHMILSDYATTGDGTVAALQVLAALVRAGKPASELLHQFDPVPQLLRNVRFKGGKPLEHDAVKRVIAQAEQELHGGGRLVIRPSGTEPVIRVMAEGDREDQVKDVVERICNAVAMAAA, from the coding sequence ATGAGCAGGAAATATTTCGGCACGGATGGCATTCGTGGACGAACCAACGAATGGGCGATGAATGCTGACCTCGCCATGAGGGTCGGCATGGCCGCCGGCAAGCATTTTCAGCGTGGCAGCCACCGCCATCGCGTGGTGATCGGCAAGGATACGCGCCGATCGGGTTATATGGTGGAAAATGCGCTGGTCGCGGGGTTCACCGCCGTCGGCATGGACGTGGTGCAGTTCGGGCCGATCCCCACCCCCGCCGTAGCGCTGCTCGCCCATTCGATGCGCGCGGACCTTGGCGTCATGATCTCGGCCAGCCACAATCCCTATTATGACAATGGGATCAAGCTGTTCGGTCCGGACGGGTACAAGCTCTCGGACGAGGATGAGCTGAGGATCGAGGCGATGCTCGACCAGGACATCCCGCTCGCAGCATCCCAGGATATCGGCCGGGCCCGCCGCGTCGAAGACGCCCGGGGCCGTTATATCCATGCCGTCAAATCCAGTTTTCCGGCTGACCTCAGGCTCGACGGCCTCAGGATCGTGATCGATTGCGCCCATGGCGCAGCCTATCAGGTGGCGCCCTCCGCGCTTTGGGAACTGGGAGCAGAAGTGGTGGCGATCGGGGTCACGCCCAACGGCACCAATATCAACGACCAGTGCGGGTCCACCGCGCCGCGTCTGCTGCAGGAAACGGTGCTCTCCTCGGGCGCCGATATCGGCATTGCGCTCGACGGCGACGCCGACCGGCTGATCGTGGTCGACGAGCATGGCGCGATCGTCGACGGCGACCAGATCATGGCGTTGATCGCAGGAGATTTTGCGCGGGCAGGCGCCCTGCGCGGCGGCGGCCTGGTAGCCACGGTCATGTCCAACCTGGGCCTGGAGCGCCATCTGGCCGCGCACGGCATCAGGCTGGAACGGACCAGGGTAGGCGACCGCTATGTGCTGGAGAAGATGCGCGAGGGAGGCTATAATGTCGGCGGTGAACAGTCAGGGCACATGATCCTGTCGGACTATGCGACGACTGGCGACGGCACGGTCGCGGCGCTGCAGGTGCTTGCTGCCCTGGTCCGCGCAGGCAAGCCGGCGAGCGAGCTGCTGCACCAGTTCGACCCCGTGCCGCAGCTGCTCAGGAACGTCCGCTTCAAAGGCGGCAAGCCCCTCGAGCATGACGCGGTCAAGCGCGTCATTGCACAGGCCGAACAGGAACTGCATGGCGGCGGCAGGCTGGTGATCCGGCCTTCAGGCACGGAACCTGTGATCCGCGTGATGGCCGAAGGCGACCGGGAAGACCAGGTCAAGGACGTGGTCGAGCGGATCTGCAACGCCGTGGCCATGGCTGCTGCATGA
- a CDS encoding lytic transglycosylase domain-containing protein, whose amino-acid sequence MRDILAFIAVIFLLPGTTSAQTLDVGRAVQLIEMRNPAQLLVGQDPAILAARAQKSEDLSRPAFQMFLVGQAETQKPPLSQGSTIGDQDMYGQARPTEDGIAALEIPLWMRSGPSGPQFSPGDCSQMAYRPSGFLEADAERRRAAHFGLMREAACQHGIPVGLFDAMIISESRYNPSVVSPKGAFGLTQLMPLTAAELGVNRYDSAENLKGGARYLRAQLDRYGAYHLALAAYNAGPGRIRNGAVPQIGETQRYVARTLANWDRLGRVQDRALINDMEPSRPAPRRMAIVTLF is encoded by the coding sequence ATGCGAGACATTCTGGCATTCATCGCCGTCATCTTTCTCCTCCCTGGCACGACATCTGCGCAAACCCTCGACGTGGGACGCGCGGTCCAGCTGATCGAGATGAGAAATCCGGCGCAGCTTCTTGTGGGACAGGACCCTGCGATCCTGGCGGCTCGGGCACAGAAGAGCGAAGACCTGTCGCGGCCTGCTTTCCAGATGTTTCTTGTGGGGCAGGCGGAAACGCAAAAGCCGCCGCTGTCCCAAGGATCAACGATCGGCGACCAAGACATGTACGGTCAAGCCCGCCCCACGGAGGACGGGATCGCGGCGCTCGAGATCCCCTTGTGGATGAGAAGCGGACCGTCCGGTCCCCAATTCTCGCCGGGCGACTGCTCGCAGATGGCCTATCGTCCATCGGGCTTCCTCGAAGCGGACGCAGAACGGAGGCGGGCGGCCCATTTTGGGCTTATGCGGGAGGCGGCCTGCCAACATGGCATACCGGTGGGACTTTTCGATGCCATGATCATCAGCGAGAGCCGCTATAACCCTTCCGTCGTTTCGCCCAAGGGTGCTTTCGGTTTGACGCAGCTCATGCCGTTGACGGCGGCGGAGCTAGGCGTCAATCGCTATGACAGCGCGGAAAATCTCAAGGGAGGGGCTCGATATCTGCGGGCCCAGCTGGACCGCTACGGCGCCTATCATCTTGCTCTGGCGGCCTATAATGCAGGACCCGGCCGCATCCGCAACGGCGCGGTGCCGCAGATTGGGGAAACCCAACGCTATGTTGCCCGGACGCTCGCCAACTGGGATCGGCTTGGCCGGGTGCAGGATCGTGCCTTGATCAATGACATGGAGCCATCTCGGCCAGCCCCGCGCAGAATGGCGATCGTTACCCTCTTCTGA
- a CDS encoding phosphoribosyltransferase yields the protein MTKSDDSWSGKPRKITELERGDHHHLTEGDECYFVGEYTPRAGFAHSATNQLISNLKKKPSTRGTFQWKYKVQAIGDAAAALASSLNPASLGSCVFVPIPPSKLPDDAEYDDRMAKVCRAIHPTANVLELVTLAQARDAAHENDDTRDPDALRAKLRLAVSMLETLPPIVFLVDDMLTTGCSFRACKDLILEHAPESRVIGFFISRRVPTSGFEAINIDDW from the coding sequence ATGACGAAGTCAGACGACAGCTGGTCGGGTAAGCCTCGCAAAATCACAGAACTCGAACGGGGAGATCATCATCATCTGACTGAGGGTGATGAGTGCTACTTTGTTGGCGAGTATACGCCGCGCGCAGGCTTTGCCCACAGCGCCACCAACCAGTTGATTTCGAATTTAAAGAAGAAACCAAGCACGCGCGGCACGTTCCAGTGGAAATACAAGGTTCAGGCTATCGGGGATGCTGCGGCGGCACTCGCCAGCAGTCTGAATCCGGCATCCCTTGGTTCGTGCGTATTTGTGCCGATACCGCCTTCCAAGCTGCCAGATGACGCTGAATATGACGACAGGATGGCTAAGGTTTGTAGGGCTATCCATCCCACGGCTAACGTTCTCGAGCTAGTCACTTTGGCTCAAGCTCGCGATGCGGCGCACGAAAATGATGATACGCGCGACCCGGATGCCCTACGGGCGAAGCTTCGCCTTGCAGTGTCTATGCTGGAAACACTTCCACCTATCGTTTTTCTCGTCGATGACATGTTGACCACAGGGTGCAGCTTCAGGGCTTGCAAAGACCTTATTCTGGAACACGCCCCGGAGTCGCGCGTGATTGGCTTTTTCATTTCGCGGCGCGTCCCAACGAGTGGCTTTGAGGCGATCAACATAGATGATTGGTGA
- the traL gene encoding type IV conjugative transfer system protein TraL, producing MAQGKYGIPAHLDDPELIGLWTLDEFLAMVLPFIWGILSQHILIGMALAAAGWWGLRKAKAGRAVSWLLHLAYWHLPAGFTGLRATPPSYLRLMAG from the coding sequence ATGGCGCAGGGTAAATATGGTATCCCGGCTCATCTGGACGATCCCGAGCTGATCGGGCTGTGGACGCTGGATGAGTTCCTGGCAATGGTCCTTCCATTCATATGGGGCATCCTGTCTCAGCATATTCTCATTGGCATGGCGCTTGCCGCGGCAGGCTGGTGGGGTCTGCGGAAAGCAAAGGCAGGGCGCGCGGTATCCTGGCTCCTGCACCTAGCCTATTGGCATCTGCCTGCCGGCTTCACCGGTTTGCGGGCCACGCCGCCCTCCTACCTTCGACTGATGGCAGGATGA
- a CDS encoding DsbC family protein, whose protein sequence is MSAIEIIRRLACAFRPSRVLLSATACAGLGSLALAADVNQEDSAVRDLLKARLPKTQVSEVNCAKVRGLCEVTAGSNLFYVDGSARYLIIGRIYDMQTRQDVTAARLLEMNPDMLVGAAASANAAATSGEVRKAAATHAMASHVVPDSPHILSLAGLPGDGAIIWGKAAAPSVTVFSDFRCSYCRALSNELRSMNVRVVERPISSLGSRDLSERVYCARNREEALHAAYAGEPIKPGPACDTSGLDANEAFAARNGLNGTPVIVRSDGAVLEGYRPRAFLEKWLKEVRS, encoded by the coding sequence ATGTCCGCAATTGAGATCATTCGCCGTCTTGCCTGTGCCTTCCGGCCCTCGCGCGTCTTGCTGTCCGCGACGGCCTGCGCGGGGCTGGGTAGCCTCGCCCTTGCGGCTGACGTAAACCAAGAGGACAGCGCCGTGCGCGACCTGCTCAAGGCGCGCCTTCCCAAAACACAGGTGAGCGAGGTGAACTGCGCGAAGGTCAGGGGACTTTGCGAGGTCACGGCGGGATCGAACCTCTTCTATGTCGACGGCTCGGCGCGTTATCTCATTATCGGCCGCATCTACGACATGCAGACGCGCCAGGACGTCACGGCAGCCCGGCTGCTGGAGATGAACCCCGACATGCTGGTAGGCGCGGCGGCTTCGGCCAATGCGGCTGCTACAAGCGGGGAAGTGCGAAAGGCAGCCGCCACGCACGCCATGGCTTCCCATGTCGTGCCGGATTCCCCGCATATCCTGTCGCTCGCCGGATTGCCCGGGGATGGCGCGATTATCTGGGGCAAGGCTGCGGCGCCTTCCGTGACGGTCTTCTCCGATTTCCGGTGCAGCTATTGCCGTGCGCTTTCGAACGAATTGCGTTCGATGAACGTCAGGGTGGTCGAGCGGCCCATTTCCTCGCTCGGGAGCCGCGACCTGTCGGAGCGGGTCTATTGCGCCAGGAATCGGGAGGAGGCCCTGCACGCGGCCTATGCCGGAGAGCCGATCAAGCCAGGACCGGCCTGCGATACCAGCGGTCTTGACGCCAACGAAGCCTTCGCGGCGCGGAATGGGCTGAATGGCACGCCAGTCATCGTGCGCAGCGATGGCGCGGTGCTGGAGGGCTATCGCCCCAGAGCGTTCCTCGAAAAATGGTTGAAGGAGGTTCGGTCGTGA
- a CDS encoding type-F conjugative transfer system secretin TraK: MMSIYLMGSIAVGLVLFSRVECLASRLTGLCFLILAFLSAGKPAFADQTVMAADSAQVDCHASARDLTRISLVDDQFASVSKISTGNPAADFSVVNEPVRGDIYLSVPDGFAKPALSFFGTSKRGYVYKFVCRIQGDQAVQVFVSNPAIGKERKTPGDLTDKAGPQDAAIMLIQAMAQNNEAEGYERRQRSLKPVTVGELQVQMIAEYRGEDLSGQSLRIENLGRTAVALDDKTIAPSNALAISIARPRLEPGQATTAYLVSRNGRP, from the coding sequence ATGATGTCGATCTACCTCATGGGCAGCATCGCGGTGGGCCTCGTCCTCTTCTCGCGGGTCGAATGCCTTGCCAGCAGGTTGACGGGTCTGTGCTTTCTCATTCTGGCGTTCCTGTCCGCAGGCAAGCCCGCCTTCGCCGATCAAACGGTCATGGCAGCGGACAGCGCGCAAGTGGACTGCCACGCCTCGGCGCGGGATCTGACCCGCATCAGCCTTGTCGATGATCAGTTCGCGAGTGTCTCGAAGATTTCCACCGGCAATCCGGCCGCGGATTTTTCGGTCGTGAACGAGCCCGTGCGCGGTGACATCTACCTGTCGGTGCCCGACGGCTTTGCAAAGCCCGCCTTGTCCTTCTTCGGCACCAGCAAGCGCGGTTATGTCTACAAGTTCGTATGCCGCATCCAGGGCGACCAGGCCGTGCAGGTCTTTGTCTCCAACCCGGCGATCGGCAAGGAGCGAAAGACGCCGGGCGACCTGACCGACAAGGCCGGACCACAAGATGCGGCGATCATGCTGATCCAGGCCATGGCCCAGAACAACGAGGCGGAAGGTTACGAGCGGCGGCAGCGCTCCTTGAAGCCAGTGACGGTCGGCGAGCTCCAGGTCCAGATGATCGCGGAATATCGCGGCGAGGATCTGAGTGGTCAAAGCTTGCGGATCGAAAATCTGGGCAGGACGGCGGTCGCGCTCGACGACAAGACGATCGCGCCGTCCAACGCGCTCGCGATTTCGATCGCCCGGCCGCGACTTGAGCCGGGTCAGGCGACGACCGCCTATCTCGTTTCGCGCAATGGGAGGCCATGA
- a CDS encoding type IV conjugative transfer system protein TraE, which produces MDISYQHSRNQQILKQRNLLALSVAALACLTLVLLLILGTRDREIILQPVLRTPLTISSSGVSHDYLEMVTRDAALLTLDRSPQNLDYWLDAVLAITAPRVQGKIKADLLKIVDEQRGSSIAQFFTIQSMKIDTRNLRSEVTGDLSTIVGSKVVSKQHRTFRYDWEYAGLSLKLIGFGMVEKPEGKDQ; this is translated from the coding sequence ATGGACATTTCGTACCAGCATTCGCGCAATCAGCAGATCCTCAAGCAGCGCAATCTGCTGGCATTGAGCGTAGCGGCGCTGGCCTGCCTGACGCTGGTCCTGCTGCTCATCCTTGGCACCCGGGACCGCGAAATAATCCTTCAACCGGTTCTGCGCACCCCGCTGACGATCAGCTCTTCAGGCGTTTCGCATGACTATCTTGAAATGGTGACGCGCGACGCCGCGCTGCTGACCCTCGATCGCAGTCCGCAGAACCTCGATTACTGGCTGGATGCGGTTCTGGCGATCACCGCGCCACGCGTCCAGGGAAAGATCAAGGCCGACCTTCTCAAGATCGTCGATGAACAGCGCGGATCGTCCATCGCGCAGTTTTTCACGATCCAGTCGATGAAGATCGATACCCGCAATCTGCGCTCGGAAGTGACCGGGGACCTGAGCACGATCGTCGGCAGCAAGGTCGTGTCCAAACAGCATCGCACCTTTCGCTATGACTGGGAATATGCGGGGCTGAGCCTCAAGCTCATTGGCTTTGGCATGGTCGAAAAGCCTGAGGGGAAGGATCAATGA